The stretch of DNA GGTGTTCGAGCTGCCAACCCTATGGGCGTATTCCGCGATATTGCTGAGCGCGCTGCCTACCGGCACCGGGCCGTACATGCTGGCGGAATTCTACGGTCGAGAGGCCTCACGGGTGTCCCGCGTGGTGCTGTATTCCACGTTGGGCTCGTTGCTCACCCTGTCGGCGTGCCTCGTGCTGCTGCCGGTGTAGGGTGGAAAACCGCGAAGCGTTTTCCACGCGGCGTCTGGTATGCGCCGCACGCCACTTCAATCAGCCGGCCGGGTCACTTCCAGCACCACGGCTGCGATGCGATCGCACTCGGTGTACGCGCCCTCCAGCAGCTCTTCGCCAAACACATCGGGGTCGACTTCGCGGTAGGTCCACTGCAGGTGACGGCTTTCCAGGCGCTGAGTGACTTCCTTAAGGAAGGGATCCCCGTTGCCAACCATCGCCACGCCGGTATAGAGCAGTAGCGTGCCGCACGGGGCCAGGCGCTCCAGCGCGCTGTCGAAGATGGCCAATGACAAGCCGGCACCCAGCGGACCGCCGCCATGGCGATAGGCGCGCTCGCCGGGATCGATCAGGTACGGCGGATTGGCCAGGATCAGATCGAATTCACCTTCGACATCGTTGAGCAGATCGCTATGCCGGGCCGTCAGGTTGTCAGCGCCGGCCAGCGCGGCGTTGATGCGGGTCAGGCGCAGCGCGGCGGGGTTGATGTCCACCGCAAGCACCTCCGCCTGCGGCCGCGCCAATGCCGCGAGAATGCCACCCGCGCCTGAGCCGCAGCCGATGTCCACCACGCGACCGATGTGGCCCTTGTGGTTGTTCAGATGCGCCTGGATCGAGTTGGCAAATCGGTACGTGTCCGGGCCGAAGAACACGGCATCGGGTTCATCGGTAGGGTAGGCCGAATGCACAAATAGCTGACCGTCGAGGGTTGAGAGTCGTACCCGGCTGCGCCAGCGCGTGTCGCAGGGCGCCAGTACGCCAGCCTGATCCATCAGGCTGAACAGGGCTGGTGGCAACAGCTCATGCTGAAAGGGCCGGCTCCAGCCGAAGACACCCGTGAGGTCCTTGGCCAAGGCGTTTTCGATGCGGCTGTTGACGCGTTCATGGGTCAGCGGCGTAGGCGTGATGAAGTGATAGCCGCGCTCGCGCAGCGCCTGAGCCAAGTGCAGCAGGGCGCGATCCTGTGCTGTTTCGGTGGTCATTGTGTTTCGTTCCCTGGCGAGCGTTCGCCTTCTCAGTTGAAGAGTCCGGTGAAGAGTCGGGTGGCCAGCAGGCCGGCCGCGCTGTGGTGACGGGATGGGGACAGCAAGGGCACCAGGTGCCGCATGCGCGCCTCGCGTGAGGGCAGTTGCGCCAGTTGCTGCTCAAGAACCTGTGCTTCCTGGTCGAAATCGCTGACTGCTTGCCCCTGGTTCTGCACCAAGGCCGGCTTGCTTGGCCGCTCGTTCGGTACGCGCCGGCGACCGCTGAATTGACCCTGACGCTGCGCCAGCGACGGGTGCGGCTTGCCGCGAGTTGGCGCCTGCTCAGCCAGCCAGTCCCCGGCGATCCAGTCGTGAATCAACTGCTGCTCATGGGCACTGAATACGCCGAACATGGGTGCCTGTTCGCCGGTGATCATCTGCCAGAAACGGCTGTGCTGCGGGTCTTCGTGGCGCTTGATCCAGCCACGTTGCTGCAACGTATCGAGAAATTGCGGAATCAGCTCAGGTTCCGCCAGCCATTGATTCACCGTGCGCCCATCAAAGCGGCAATAGTCCGAATGCACGAACTGCCCGACCCCGGCCTTCTTTTCCAGGACACGCAGCACTTCCGCTTCCGGCTCGAAACCGGCGATGACGGATAGGGTGCTGGCCCCCAGGTCATTCAGCCGGTAGCCGTTGATCACGCGACGGTAAAAGGCGTCGCTGTCACCGACCTGCGGCCAGGCCGCCAGCAATCCCTGTATCGCTTTTTTTGCATGACCGTTGTCGGCGTTGTCGACCGTCACGTGCAGCGTGAAATAGTAGGGGTCGATGCCCAGTTCGGTGAGCTCATATGAGCTGATCAACAGATGCAGCGGCAGCTGTTCATAGCCCAGGTTGAACCCGATCACTTCCGGAAGAAACTGCTCGGCGTGCTCGGCCAGCGCCAGCTGAATCGCGCCCTGAACGAAATAGTCGTCCTCCAAGCTCTGCCAGTCGTCGCAGCCCTGGCTCGCGAGCAACTTGCGGTACAACACCACGTGGTTCTTTTCCGGCGAGCCTTCGCCCAGTTCTTCCAGGTAAGTCTGGATCAGCGCGGTAAAGCGATCATCATCCCAGCGCTGCAGGAGCCCATAGAGCCAGGCGCCGTCGACCAGCTTGGTCGGTGCCACCCCGCGCAGGAAATGCAGCGCATGGGCCTTGCTGGAAAAATAGCGACGGGGCGCGCCGGCCCGCCGTTCGTCGAGGTAGGCCTGGTACTCACCGCCGATCTTCGCGGTGTGGTTTTCCAGCCAGGCCCCCAGGCCCGAGGGGTCCGGCGGCAGATCACAGGGCAGCGCAGCGGCGGCGTCCAGCTGATTGTTGAGGTACTCCGCCGCTGTGGCACGAATGCTATCGCTGGCTGGGGCGTCGTGCAGGGCGAAATATAGGGCCTTCGAGGGCGCCGCGGTCTCGGGAGCAACGGGAGTGACATCTACGGGCAGGCTTCGAGTCAATTGCATAGGTTCACACGGAGGCAGGTGGGGAAGTCCCCAGATGATTTTTTGGCCGTTGCCTACCGGGTAAGTTCAGCGCGGCTGCCGAATGGCCGGTCATCCTGCAGGGCGGTTTGCGTGCAACTTCCCGCGGACAATGTCTTCCTAATTACAGAGGCACCACGGGTGCTTGATGATGATCAACATGACGGAGGCCACATGAATCCATCCGAGCGCGGTAAGGAAAATCTCGAGAACA from Pseudomonas sp. DNDY-54 encodes:
- a CDS encoding methyltransferase, producing MTTETAQDRALLHLAQALRERGYHFITPTPLTHERVNSRIENALAKDLTGVFGWSRPFQHELLPPALFSLMDQAGVLAPCDTRWRSRVRLSTLDGQLFVHSAYPTDEPDAVFFGPDTYRFANSIQAHLNNHKGHIGRVVDIGCGSGAGGILAALARPQAEVLAVDINPAALRLTRINAALAGADNLTARHSDLLNDVEGEFDLILANPPYLIDPGERAYRHGGGPLGAGLSLAIFDSALERLAPCGTLLLYTGVAMVGNGDPFLKEVTQRLESRHLQWTYREVDPDVFGEELLEGAYTECDRIAAVVLEVTRPAD
- a CDS encoding iron-containing redox enzyme family protein — protein: MQLTRSLPVDVTPVAPETAAPSKALYFALHDAPASDSIRATAAEYLNNQLDAAAALPCDLPPDPSGLGAWLENHTAKIGGEYQAYLDERRAGAPRRYFSSKAHALHFLRGVAPTKLVDGAWLYGLLQRWDDDRFTALIQTYLEELGEGSPEKNHVVLYRKLLASQGCDDWQSLEDDYFVQGAIQLALAEHAEQFLPEVIGFNLGYEQLPLHLLISSYELTELGIDPYYFTLHVTVDNADNGHAKKAIQGLLAAWPQVGDSDAFYRRVINGYRLNDLGASTLSVIAGFEPEAEVLRVLEKKAGVGQFVHSDYCRFDGRTVNQWLAEPELIPQFLDTLQQRGWIKRHEDPQHSRFWQMITGEQAPMFGVFSAHEQQLIHDWIAGDWLAEQAPTRGKPHPSLAQRQGQFSGRRRVPNERPSKPALVQNQGQAVSDFDQEAQVLEQQLAQLPSREARMRHLVPLLSPSRHHSAAGLLATRLFTGLFN